A region of Sugiyamaella lignohabitans strain CBS 10342 chromosome A, complete sequence DNA encodes the following proteins:
- the URA4 gene encoding dihydroorotase (Dihydroorotase; catalyzes the third enzymatic step in the de novo biosynthesis of pyrimidines, converting carbamoyl-L-aspartate into dihydroorotate; GO_component: GO:0005737 - cytoplasm [Evidence IDA] [PMID 14562095]; GO_component: GO:0005634 - nucleus [Evidence IDA] [PMID 14562095]; GO_function: GO:0004151 - dihydroorotase activity [Evidence IEA,IEA]; GO_function: GO:0004151 - dihydroorotase activity [Evidence IMP,ISS] [PMID 2897615]; GO_function: GO:0004151 - dihydroorotase activity [Evidence IMP] [PMID 4550660]; GO_function: GO:0016787 - hydrolase activity [Evidence IEA]; GO_function: GO:0016812 - hydrolase activity, acting on carbon-nitrogen (but not peptide) bonds, in cyclic amides [Evidence IEA]; GO_function: GO:0046872 - metal ion binding [Evidence IEA]; GO_process: GO:0044205 - 'de novo' UMP biosynthetic process [Evidence IEA]; GO_process: GO:0006207 - 'de novo' pyrimidine nucleobase biosynthetic process [Evidence IMP] [PMID 4550660]; GO_process: GO:0019856 - pyrimidine nucleobase biosynthetic process [Evidence IEA]; GO_process: GO:0006221 - pyrimidine nucleotide biosynthetic process [Evidence IEA]; GO_process: GO:0006221 - pyrimidine nucleotide biosynthetic process [Evidence IMP] [PMID 2897615]): MTDSIELGCPGDFHVHLRDGDMKNLVTPTIREGGVSVVYVMPNLVPPLIDPEVVLEYKKSLQKLSPKTTFLMSLYLSPKITPEVVEQAKKAGITGIKCYPAGVTTNSDHGVSSYEPFYPTFAAMEKHNMILNLHGECPSGHGIHVLNAEEKFLPTLKDLHQRFPKLRIILEHCTSEAAINAVLECGDNVAATITAHHLYLIVDNWGGNAHNFCKPVAKLPADRDALIKAATSGNPKFFFGSDSAPHPVKNKAKASGAAAGVFTQAYAIPYVAEVFEQVGKLDYLKGFVTDFGKKFYGISDDDLVDKSTVTLVKSTQVVETSLTSAALTDGDAVIPFRAGEKLKWSVTWS; encoded by the coding sequence ATGACCGATTCGATTGAACTAGGATGTCCTGGAGATTTCCACGTCCATCTCCGAGATGGCGACATGAAGAATTTGGTTACACCTACCATCAGAGAAGGAGGTGTATCTGTGGTATATGTCATGCCTAATTTGGTCCCTCCCTTGATTGATCCTGAGGTGGTTCTGGAGTACAAAAAGTCTTTACAGAAGTTGTCCCCCAAGACCACCTTTTTGATGAGCTTATATCTGTCTCCAAAGATTACTCCCGAAGTAGTTGAGCAGGCCAAAAAGGCTGGAATCACCGGTATCAAGTGCTATCCTGCAGGCGTCACTACAAACTCCGACCACGGAGTGTCGTCATATGAACCATTCTATCCCACTTTTGCTGCCATGGAAAAACATAATATGATTCTCAATTTACATGGTGAGTGCCCCTCAGGTCATGGAATTCATGTTTTAAACGCTGAAGAAAAGTTCTTACCTACATTGAAGGACTTGCACCAACGATTCCCAAAGCTACGTATAATTCTCGAACACTGTACATCTGAGGCCGCTATTAATGCTGTATTAGAGTGTGGTGATAACGTGGCTGCCACTATTACTGCTCACCATTTGTACTTGATTGTTGATAATTGGGGAGGAAATGCCCACAATTTTTGCAAGCCAGTTGCCAAGCTTCCTGCTGATAGGGATGCTCTTATCAAGGCTGCGACATCGGGAAATCCTaaatttttctttggtTCTGACTCTGCTCCTCATCCTGTCAAAAACAAGGCCAAGGCTTctggcgctgctgctggtgtgtTTACCCAGGCTTATGCCATCCCTTATGTTGCCGAGGTATTTGAACAAGTGGGCAAGCTCGACTACCTAAAAGGTTTCGTGACCGATTTTGGTAAGAAGTTTTATGGAatttctgatgatgatcttGTAGACAAGTCCACTGTCACTCTGGTAAAATCCACTCAAGTTGTAGAGACATCGCTTACTAGCGCTGCACTCACCGATGGCGACGCTGTTATTCCTTTCCGTGCTGGTGAGAAACTCAAGTGGTCCGTTACTTGGTCCTGA
- a CDS encoding meiotic chromosome segregation protein codes for MQDKPDQSDEIISEQHEFDVMWTSQMVQKRKKWYDGRLKFFTFNKRSILYDEFGHFVADYFLNRHVNEGDQLVFDSVLVSVEAKRELVIRNIAPALESLRKESRAKDRSKKDSANTDVSLNSRDSTTTRRSQLGLEASNSRTSRGPFGIFSGPPANIITNDTFRSAENSARPFVRPTTSLDIQNSNNLAPSPGTSSPPVAILTPLKPGPSLGLKRRRILNSPKGPSQPVVSNNSSNVRIRKLTVNYESGSNKNLAHSRVLVENRARDTVGGTTLEQRPERGHAQISTSVHEVVRESSPVLVREEVARAPQTGIDAVTTSTGKMLPLRRRLISIQQSSTTNDSNHQRIPVIKRNSRSLISLQRNHLPETSLAHESANGSKESNNSETTDYITPELQLQLSQDLDHIKEVAISPEDDLYSEDGLSIVEMHNMLNRAKSVATSTSHPLLGNTSESSSRSTTAVNTIDIEALESTGPWTKEALDLFSWRPPDLPKTCLQ; via the coding sequence ATGCAGGATAAACCAGATCAGTCTGATGAAATAATAAGCGAACAGCACGAGTTCGATGTGATGTGGACATCACAAATGGTtcaaaaacgaaaaaaatggTATGACGGCAGACTGAAATTTTTTACGTTTAATAAAAGGTCTATACTCTACGACGAGTTCGGTCattttgttgctgattATTTTCTTAATAGACACGTTAATGAAGGCGACCAGCTAGTCTTTGATAGCGTTCTTGTCAGTGTAGAAGCTAAGAGGGAGCTTGTAATAAGAAACATAGCGCCAGCCTTAGAGAGTCTTAGAAAGGAATCAAGAGCCAAAGACAGAAGCAAAAAAGATTCGGCGAACACGGATGTCAGTTTAAATTCCAGAGATAGCACGACCACAAGACGATCTCAATTGGGTTTAGAAGCCTCAAACTCACGTACATCAAGGGGTCCATTTGGCATATTTTCAGGACCCCCTGCTAATATTATCACAAATGATACATTCAGGAGTGCCGAGAACTCTGCTCGCCCATTTGTTCGGCCCACGACTTCGTTGGATATTCAGAATAGCAACAATCTTGCCCCATCTCCTGGTACGAGTTCACCGCCAGTGGCCATTTTGACTCCTCTCAAACCAGGACCCTCTTTAGGTTTGAAAAGAAGGCGTATATTGAATAGTCCTAAAGGTCCTTCTCAGCCGGTAGTCAGTAACAATAGTTCTAATGTTAGAATTCGTAAACTGACTGTCAACTATGAATCTGGGTCGAATAAGAATTTGGCCCATTCCCGTGTGCTAGTTGAAAATCGTGCCAGGGATACTGTCGGAGGCACAACTCTGGAACAGAGACCTGAGCGGGGTCATGCTCAGATCTCGACTTCGGTGCATGAGGTTGTGAGAGAGTCAAGTCCAGTACTAGTTAGAGAAGAAGTGGCACGAGCACCTCAGACAGGTATAGATGCAGTTACTACATCAACGGGCAAAATGCTTCCTCTGAGACGACGTCTTATCTCAATTCAGCAGAGTTCTACAACGAATGACAGCAATCACCAGAGGATTCCTGTCATTAAACGTAATAGCCGAAGTCTTATTTCTTTGCAGAGAAATCATCTCCCAGAAACGTCCCTGGCCCATGAATCAGCAAACGGCTCTAAAGAATCAAATAATAGTGAGACCACTGATTATATTACACCTGAGCTACAACTCCAACTCTCACAAGATTTAGATCACATCAAAGAAGTAGCTATTTCTCCAGAAGATGATCTATATTCTGAAGACGGGCTCAGTATTGTAGAAATGCATAACATGCTTAATCGAGCAAAATCGGTAGCCACATCAACTTCTCATCCTCTCTTAGGAAACACTTCCGAATCAAGCTCACGCTCAACCACGGCTGTTAATactattgatattgaagcTCTTGAAAGTACTGGACCATGGACTAAAGAAGCCCTTGACTTGTTTTCCTGGAGGCCGCCAGACTTGCCCAAAACATGCTTGCAATGA